A region from the Anomaloglossus baeobatrachus isolate aAnoBae1 chromosome 11, aAnoBae1.hap1, whole genome shotgun sequence genome encodes:
- the LOC142257142 gene encoding achaete-scute homolog 1-like, whose protein sequence is METPEEQRSPERQPRTIRKNGARSGSPHRLRCQRRSGSCSTKSVISSTSERRNERERNRVKLVNLGFAKLRQHVPQAQGPNKKMSKVETLRSAVEYIRALQSLLLDRQTGVEAQGGPSSDGLSPCGSTCSVDSGSMPLSPGSCSPCTSEECSREDSSVSDADFFLTLHGWG, encoded by the coding sequence ATGGAGACCCCGGAAGAGCAGAGAAGCCCAGAGAGGCAACCGAGGACTATACGCAAAAATGGCGCACGTTCGGGATCTCCGCATAGACTCAGGTGTCAACGACGAAGCGGTTCCTGCTCCACCAAGAGCGTCATCTCTTCCACCTCGGAAAGACGGAACGAGAGGGAGAGGAATAGGGTCAAGTTGGTCAATCTTGGTTTTGCGAAGCTGAGACAACATGTACCCCAAGCTCAGGGTCCCAATAAGAAGATGAGTAAAGTGGAGACCCTCCGGTCTGCCGTCGAGTATATACGTGCCCTACAAAGCCTTCTTTTGGATAGGCAAACAGGAGTGGAGGCGCAAGGAGGACCAAGCTCTGATGGACTCTCACCGTGTGGAAGCACCTGCTCAGTAGACTCGGGGTCCATGCCTTTGTCACCGGGGTCTTGTTCCCCATGTACATCTGAAGAGTGCTCTCGGGAGGACAGCAGTGTGTCAGATGCAGACTTCTTCTTGACATTGCATGGTTGGGGATAG